The Rickettsiales bacterium genome includes a region encoding these proteins:
- a CDS encoding chloride channel protein yields MRSYLRKARLTLFSINLWRRRLVFWFGAITVGIISSYFALAVDETNKIFEQWIKPNPLLTLIISPLIFALCAWLTSFVPTVRGSGIPQVIAARVLRDPKNRERLLGIHIAFIKIFLTLLGLLAGASIGREGPTVQVGASIMLLCATIGGISAQRGVVLAGAAAGVAAAFNTPLAGIVFAIEEMARAFEHRNSSIVLIAIVLSGGAAMSIMGNYDYFGYTDIYIPLNSSWLPILIIGGVGGICGGIFARLITNGEGFLRNRFGKFGIKRPILFAAICGLTVAAIGIMSGGITYGTGYTLGHDLLHGKLEAEWWQMPAKLLATTLSTISGIPGGIFSPSLSVGASLGAGIADWFPSIQTQGVIVLAMVAYFAGVTQAPITAFVIVLEITGNATDAVPLIAAGVIATAISRMISPTSLYHSLAKSFMLDEKAAKTA; encoded by the coding sequence ATGAGGTCTTATTTACGTAAGGCACGGCTTACCCTTTTTTCAATCAATTTATGGCGCAGAAGGCTGGTGTTTTGGTTTGGCGCGATCACCGTTGGTATTATATCATCCTATTTTGCGCTAGCGGTTGATGAAACTAACAAAATCTTTGAGCAATGGATAAAGCCAAACCCGCTACTTACATTAATCATATCACCATTAATATTTGCTTTATGCGCTTGGCTTACCAGTTTCGTGCCAACCGTTCGTGGCAGCGGCATACCACAGGTTATCGCCGCCCGTGTATTGCGTGACCCTAAAAATCGGGAGAGGTTATTGGGAATCCACATCGCTTTTATAAAAATATTCCTAACTCTTCTCGGCTTACTTGCTGGTGCCTCTATCGGACGTGAAGGTCCGACAGTGCAGGTTGGAGCGTCCATAATGCTTCTATGCGCTACTATCGGCGGAATCAGCGCACAACGTGGAGTTGTACTCGCCGGAGCCGCAGCAGGAGTCGCTGCCGCTTTCAACACCCCACTTGCCGGTATCGTATTCGCTATAGAGGAAATGGCACGTGCTTTTGAACATAGAAACAGCTCTATTGTCCTTATCGCCATAGTGCTGTCAGGCGGAGCAGCCATGTCAATCATGGGTAATTATGACTATTTTGGCTACACTGATATTTATATCCCATTAAATAGCAGTTGGTTGCCAATTTTGATAATTGGAGGTGTAGGCGGTATATGTGGCGGGATATTCGCCCGTCTTATCACTAATGGAGAAGGGTTTTTGCGTAATAGATTCGGGAAATTTGGAATAAAACGTCCGATATTATTTGCTGCTATCTGTGGTCTTACAGTTGCTGCTATCGGCATAATGAGTGGCGGTATTACATATGGCACCGGTTATACTCTCGGTCACGATCTACTACACGGTAAACTAGAAGCCGAATGGTGGCAAATGCCTGCAAAATTACTAGCGACTACCCTATCAACCATCAGTGGCATACCAGGTGGTATTTTTTCCCCTAGCCTTTCAGTTGGCGCATCTCTTGGAGCGGGAATAGCTGATTGGTTTCCGTCTATACAGACGCAGGGGGTTATAGTGCTTGCTATGGTCGCTTATTTCGCTGGCGTTACCCAAGCGCCAATCACCGCTTTTGTTATCGTCCTTGAAATTACCGGAAATGCCACCGACGCTGTACCGCTAATCGCCGCTGGTGTAATCGCCACCGCGATCAGCAGGATGATAAGCCCAACCTCACTATATCACTCGCTGGCAAAATCATTTATGCTAGACGAGAAAGCAGCAAAAACTGCATAA
- a CDS encoding RDD family protein, giving the protein MVKEDGFLRIFFLLYDPYKTHPWRRFWARWVDYSIWGFFLFSALVFFILNSGLVFPEYLDNRVFLSISIVTTWVIIEPFFIALWGSTPGKWMLGVKVLRIEGNKLSLSESVLRSIQVWLKGLAIGFPLFNLFAMARARTKLVNEGSTSWDTPKGNQVFISKPSWLGIVMLVLWLTFYIYMATLR; this is encoded by the coding sequence GTGGTAAAAGAGGATGGATTTTTACGAATTTTTTTTTTGCTATATGATCCCTATAAAACACACCCATGGAGAAGGTTCTGGGCACGATGGGTTGATTATTCCATTTGGGGATTTTTCTTATTTTCTGCACTTGTATTTTTTATTCTGAATAGTGGATTAGTCTTTCCAGAGTATCTTGATAATAGGGTGTTTTTGTCTATTTCAATTGTTACTACGTGGGTAATTATAGAGCCATTCTTTATAGCGCTTTGGGGAAGCACTCCTGGAAAATGGATGCTTGGTGTTAAAGTGCTACGGATAGAAGGAAACAAACTTTCTTTATCTGAAAGTGTACTCAGAAGTATTCAGGTATGGTTGAAGGGGTTGGCTATAGGCTTTCCTTTGTTCAATTTATTTGCAATGGCTAGGGCGCGAACAAAACTAGTCAACGAAGGCTCTACATCTTGGGATACCCCGAAGGGAAATCAAGTATTTATTTCCAAACCTAGCTGGCTTGGTATAGTTATGCTTGTGCTGTGGCTAACCTTCTATATCTATATGGCTACATTAAGGTGA